A genomic region of Impatiens glandulifera unplaced genomic scaffold, dImpGla2.1, whole genome shotgun sequence contains the following coding sequences:
- the LOC124918527 gene encoding B3 domain-containing transcription factor VRN1-like, which produces MDDLALIETSPSLISISAHAGKMMVMPKMMASEATPNFLSEDDFLKISKPHKEQQSGRFREFNQLRLPPYFGNLKPSSTGRMSNQVIHVGPDIRRPISPANSFPIFYQMMEPSVLEHNKLKISGKFGKKFGNELTNVCTLTVANGCVWKVRLERIDDKFWLTTGWNEFAKHHSISTGHLLMFTYDGNSSFRVNIHDLTVSEIKYHCHSLNTFESGLQVNETVKTFSPWETPNQSSSRNKFYDGTSNQQPLIGQSYDPSYMSNPRNPQSEVFKFEYWCPTTGYHNADSSQIRRSITNGLFSTNEVDVKQPMGCKRDVGIQCGFNEIMTAAYGSKSRPRNQKSEPSKKRKGETTTDGTKMEDKIEVRSPEAIQSGLKRRSREITTEEKERVLNAAKAFQSENPFCRVVLRRSYVYKGVGLHMPAKFAETYLSEVSGFVVIQAPNGEKWPVRCLWRDGSAKLSKGWPEFTSENKLEEGDVCIFELIEVRDTVLKVIIFRARENPEPRNQIVAMAFNNQLSVACDLNG; this is translated from the exons GCGACACCAAATTTCTTGAGTGAAGATGATTTTCTGAAAATCTCAAAACCCCATAAAGAGCAACAAAGTGGAAGATTCAGGGAATTCAATCAGCTCAGACTACCTCCGTATTTTGGAAATCTGAAACCATCGTCCACTGGAAGAATGTCGAACCAGGTAATCCACGTTGGCCCCGATATCCGACGACCCATTTCTCCGGCAAACAGCTTTCCGATTTTCTACCAGATGATGGAACCCTCCGTTCTTGAACACAATAAACTG AAGATTTCAGGAAAGTTTGGAAAGAAATTTGGCAATGAACTTACTAACGTGTGTACCCTCACAGTCGCAAACGGTTGTGTCTGGAAAGTTCGATTGGAAAGGATTGATGATAAGTTTTGGCTCACAACTGGCTGGAATGAATTTGCCAAACATCATTCTATTTCCACAGGACATCTTTTGATGTTTACATATGATGGGAATTCAAGCTTCAGAGTTAACATACATGATTTGACGGTTTCTGAGATTAAATATCACTGTCATTCACTAAATACTTTCGAAAGTGGGCTGCAAGTTAATGAAACAGTTAAAACTTTCTCTCCCTGGGAAACACCCAACCAGTCTTCTTCGAGAAACAAATTTTATGATGGAACATCAAATCAACAACCATTGATTGGTCAAAGTTATGATCCGTCATATATGAGCAACCCAAGGAATCCTCAGTCAGAAGTCTTCAAGTTTGAGTATTGGTGCCCAACGACTGGATACCATAACGCAGATTCAAGCCAAATCAGAAGAAGCATAACCAACGGTTTATTCTCCACTAATGAGGTAGATGTGAAGCAACCGATGGGCTGCAAACGAGATGTTGGAATTCAATGCGGTTTTAATGAGATTATGACAGCTGCATACGGTAGTAAATCTCGTCCTCGGAATCAAAAATCAGAACCTAGCAAGAAAAGGAAAGGAGAAACCACAACTG ACGGAACCAAGATGGAAGACAAAATTGAAGTGAGAAGTCCTGAAGCAATCCAGTCGGGGTTAAAGAGGAGGTCGAGGGAGATAACGACTGAAGAAAAGGAAAGAGTTCTCAATGCAGCCAAAGCCTTTCAATCAGAAAATCCTTTCTGTCGTGTTGTCCTCAGACGGTCTTATGTTTATAAGGGAGTTGGCCTG CATATGCCAGCCAAGTTTGCAGAAACATACCTGAGCGAGGTTTCAGGATTTGTGGTGATTCAAGCACCGAATGGTGAAAAGTGGCCAGTTAGGTGCTTATGGAGGGATGGTTCGGCTAAGTTGAGCAAGGGATGGCCTGAATTTACATCTGAGAATAAATTGGAAGAAGGTGACGTCTGTATATTTGAACTAATAGAGGTGAGGGATACTGTGTTGAAAGTTATCATATTTCGTGCTCGCGAAAATCCTGAGCCAAGGAATCAAATTGTAGCAATGGCATTCAACAACCAACTATCTGTCGCTTGCGATTTAAATGGGTGA
- the LOC124918529 gene encoding uncharacterized protein LOC124918529 has product MPVEEWTPLGYPQSVKVAKPHWNNHPEWTTTFLEVIYHDTLNGILTGQAPGGAGYNRVAKVLWKKYNEYFTQKMLKNRWDVLRKLWLLYQDCINSSGTTWDPKQKMIVAKDEWWQDKIGERPGAAKFRGKSLPNLALMESVFGGRTGSGLNLVNHNGGAQSHGDQNEGKGSNNGKEQQDDDQREVEGPQTLVVITQGIDNEHEVGKKSCAAASASRSGKRKIESLFGGGTREITPEFKRNKQSLQIVNINNSTFREISGWVNNNKCEANQLSQVMQSLKVDLKWSTSHPDWLTIVTMFVENHALLEGYLWLDDNPSRYAFVSRQIKRWRAANPGTFDDTPVVSGPSMSS; this is encoded by the exons ATGCCTGTAGAAGAATGGACACCTCTAGGTTACCCACAATCTGTAAAGGTCGCAAAACCTCATTGGAATAATCATCCAGAATGGACGACGACATTCCTTGAAGTCATATACCACGACACGTTGAACGGCATTCTGACAGGTCAAGCACCTGGCGGTGCAGGATATAATCGTGTTGCCAAGGTACTTTGGAAGAAGTACAACGAATACTTCACTCAGAAAATGCTCAAGAACAGATGGGATGTCTTGAGAAAGCTATGGCTATTGTATCAAGATTGTATTAACTCATCTGGAACAACTTGGGATCCAAAGCAGAAGATGATTGTTGCAAAGGACGAATGGTGGCAAGATAAAATT GGAGAAAGACCAGGCGCGGCAAAGTTCCGAGGAAAGTCGTTGCCAAACCTAGCTCTTATGGAGTCGGTATTCGGGGGTCGAACAGGGTCGGGTTTGAATCTCGTGAACCACAACGGTGGTGCTCAAAGTCACGGCGATCAAAACGAAGGGAAAGGTAGCAACAACGGGAAAGAGCAACAAGACGACGATCAAAGGGAAGTTGAAGGCCCTCAGACACTAGTCGTGATAACTCAAGGCATCGACAACGAACACGAAGTTGGAAAAAAGTCTTGTGCTGCTGCGTCGGCATCAAGATCTGGGAAAAGAAAAATTGAATCTTTATTCGGAGGAGGGACTAGGGAAATAACACCGGAGTTTAAGAGAAACAAACAATCTTTACAAATAGTCAATATTAATAACTCCACATTTAGGGAAATAAGTGGATgggttaataataataagtgtgAGGCGAACCAGTTATCTCAAGTTATGCAATCGTTGAAGGTCGACTTGAAATGGAGCACGTCGCACCCTGATTGGTTAACTATTGTGACTATGTTTGTTGAGAACCACGCATTGTTAGAAGGTTATTTGTGGTTAGATGACAATCCTTCACGTTATGCGTTTGTTAGCCGACAGATTAAGCGGTGGCGGGCAGCCAACCCAGGAACATTTGATGATACCCCGGTTGTGTCTGGTCCATCAATGAGTTCTTGA